The nucleotide sequence CACCCTCGATAGCGACTATATGAGGGTCGGATGGTACCAGGTGGTCGGAAACCACGTGGTTGCGACCTCCTACCAGCACTACTTCGGACCCGGCCTGGCGCTGATGTCCGCGGCACTAAGCGCCGTCCTTACGTGTTTCGCTCTCGTGGCTGGTGGCGTGGTGATCGCCGCACGCCGCCGGTCTTCACGGCGAGTCGCCGAGTGATTCGCCCCAGCACCATGTTTCAAATGCTGCGCGCGGTCACATAATAATACCGTGCGCGCCGCACCGGCGTGCGAGGAGTACCATTGGATTCGAAACGAAGTTGGCTTCGCGAGCCGTTCTGCGGCATATCGCATATGCTCGGTGTTGGCTTGTCCATCGCGGGCCTTGTCGCCCTGCTCTTTGTCGCGCACGGCCGCCCCTGGCACGTGGTTGCCTATTCGATCTACGGGGCAACGCTCATCGCGCTGTACACCGCCAGCACGCTCTATCACTCCATTCAAACCCATGAGCACGGTATTAAGCGTTTGCAGCGTCTCGACTACATTGGGATTTTTCTCCTGATTGCCGGAACGTATACGCCGGTCTGCCTGGTGGCGCTGCGGGGCACGCTGGGCTGGACGATGTTCGGGATCGAGTGGGGGATAGCCGCCCTCGGCATCATCGCCACGTTCGCCTGGAAAGGCGCGCCGGAGTGGGTGCGTGTGGTGCTTTACGTTCTGATGGGTTGGCTAACCGTGATCGCCTTGCCCGCGATGCGCGCCGTTTTGCCTCCCGCGGCACTTGGGTGGCTCATCGGCGGCGGCATCTCGTACACCGTCGGGATGATTGTGTACGCTACCGACTGGCCGCACCTCTACCCGGGCAAATTCTCGGCGCACGACCTGTGGCACATCTTCGTCATCGGCGGCAGCGCGTGCCATTTTGTTATGGTCCTTTGCTTCGTTTCGCGGCTGGTATAGCGTCCGGTGCACGAGGTCAGCATTATGCAGAGCGCCCTGGAGGCCGCCGAGCGCCACGCGCTTGAGCAGGGCGCCACGCGGATCCACAGGATCGTCTTGCGAATTGGCGCGGAGTCCGGTGTCGTGCCGGACGC is from Armatimonadota bacterium and encodes:
- a CDS encoding hemolysin III family protein gives rise to the protein MDSKRSWLREPFCGISHMLGVGLSIAGLVALLFVAHGRPWHVVAYSIYGATLIALYTASTLYHSIQTHEHGIKRLQRLDYIGIFLLIAGTYTPVCLVALRGTLGWTMFGIEWGIAALGIIATFAWKGAPEWVRVVLYVLMGWLTVIALPAMRAVLPPAALGWLIGGGISYTVGMIVYATDWPHLYPGKFSAHDLWHIFVIGGSACHFVMVLCFVSRLV